The Bacillus sp. SM2101 region TAAAGACGTCACGCTATACAATCATTTGTAATATTATATTACTCAAATATTCTTAGATGAATTTTTCTAAAACCCCTCCTACCTATTGCTCTTATTCCTCATTCATAGCATAATCAGCTGCTTTAATAGCATGAATCTTTGTCGTATCAAAGACAGGAACTGGTATGTCTTGCTCCTTTATAAGCATCGTTATTTCTGTACAACCGAGTATAATGCCTTCAGCTCCTTGCTCAATTAACTTATCAATAATCTCTACATATTGACGCTTGGATTCATCCCTTACTTTGCCTAAACAAAGCTCATTATAGATAACATTATGAATAATGTTGCGCTCTCGTTCATTAGGTACAATCACTTCTATATTATCATTCGATTGTAATCGCCCTTTATAAAATTCCTGCTCCATCGTAAACTTCGTTGCTAATAGTCCAATTTTTGTTATTCCACATTGCTTTATTGCTTCTCCCGTCATATCTGCAATATGAAGCACTGGCATAGTAATTGCTGTTTGGATATCCTCAGCCA contains the following coding sequences:
- a CDS encoding aspartate/glutamate racemase family protein encodes the protein MKTIGLLGGMSWESSSIYYKLINERVKEKLGKHHSAKILMYSVDFQHIKDLQFAGKWDEATVELINAAKCIEKGGADFLLICTNTMHKMAEDIQTAITMPVLHIADMTGEAIKQCGITKIGLLATKFTMEQEFYKGRLQSNDNIEVIVPNERERNIIHNVIYNELCLGKVRDESKRQYVEIIDKLIEQGAEGIILGCTEITMLIKEQDIPVPVFDTTKIHAIKAADYAMNEE